The Mycolicibacterium fluoranthenivorans genomic interval CTCGGCTTCGGTGACATCACCCTGTTCGGCAGCAAGACCACCACGACGACCACCGCCACCCACGGCGGTGTGGTGGTCGACGGCGAGAACAAGGGCACCGTCACCACCGGCCACGACAACACCATCGGCGACGGCAACACCAACGTCCACGACGTGCTCACCGGAAGCCACTCGCCGGTGATCGTCGGGGCCGGCAACCAGGTCCACGACAGCTCGCAGACCGCCGGCGGCGACGTCATCTCGCACAACAGCGGGCCCGTCATCAAGGACGTCGACACCAGCGGCGGCAGCGGTGGCGGCGCCAGTGCCGGCGGCGGCATCCTGGGCGGCGGGCACGCCAGCGGCGGTAGCGGCGGCAGCGGTGGCAGCATCGTCATCAACGACAGCCACGGCTCGACCAACACCACCTCCGTCGGCGGCAGTCAGACCACGGTCGGACACGACCTGGGCAGCGGGAACACCAGCGTGGTCGACACCTCGAGCCACACGACGACCACCACCACGGTCAGCGGACACTCGACGATCGACAGCTCGGTACACGCCGACAGCTCGGTCCACGAGGACAGCTCCGTGCACACCACGGTGACCGACGAGTCGGTGCACCAGGCCGGCGGTATCAACACCTACGCCGATACCGACCTGCACAACACCACGAACATCGAGCCGCACACCGATTTCCACGCGTTCTGATCGACACCCGATTGGCGGGGACCACAAGGTCCCCGCCAATCGGCGCGCATGGGAGTTTGATGGTCTGGAGAGGACGAGATGACAGCACCGCAGGATCACAAGGTCGCGGCCGGCAGGCCGGCCAGGCCTGTCGAAGTGATCGTCGAACTCATCGACCACAGCTCCCGGATCGCCGGCGCGCACGACCGCGCCGACCTGGTGGAGCGACTCGGCATCGCCAAGGACAGGATCACCGACCCACAGATCCGGGTGGTCATCGCCGGCCAGCTCAAGCAGGGCAAGAGCCAGCTGCTCAACTCACTGCTGAACATGCCGGTGGCGCGGGTCGGCGATGACGAGAGCACGGTGCTGGCCACCGTGGTGCACTACGCCGAGACCGCGTCGGCCCGGCTGGCGGTCGCCGGCCCCGACGGCGAACCGGAATTCGTCGATATCGACATGTCGGAGCTGCGCAACGATCTGCGCCAGACCCCGGCGGCGCAGGGCCGTGAGGTGTTGCGCGTCGAGGTCGGGGTGCCCAGCCCGATGCTCAAGAACGGTCTGACCTTCATCGACACCCCCGGCGTCGGTGGCCACGGGCAACCGCACCTGTCGGCGACCCTGGGGCTGCTACCCGAGGCGGATGCGCTGCTGATGGTGAGCGACACCAGCCAGGAATTCACCGAGCCCGAACTGACCTTCATCCGGCAGGCCGTCGAAATCTGCCCGCTGACAACAATTCTGGCCACCAAGATCGACCTGTACCCGCACTGGCGGGAGATCGTCGCGGCGAACGCCGCCCATCTGCAGCGCGCCGGCCTCAGCACACCGATCACTCCGGTGAGCTCGGTGCTGCGCAGCCATGCCATCACGCTCAACGACAAGGACCTCAACGAGGAGTCCAACTTCCCGGCGCTGGTCACCTTCCTCGGCGACAAGGTGTTGTCCCGTGAGACCGATCGCGTCCGCGATCACGTGATCGACGAGATCCGTGCCGCAGCAGATCATCTCGCACTCGTCGCCGAAGCCGAACTGTCAGCGCTCAACGACCCCGACACCCGCGAGAAGCTCACCGCCGACCTCGAACGGCGCAAGCGGGAAGCCCAGGACGCGCTGGCGCAGACCGCGTTGTGGCAGCAGGTGCTCAACGACGGGATCGCCGATCTGACCGCCGATATCGATCACGATCTGCGGAACAGGTTCCGGCACATCACCGCCCACACCGAAGGTGTGATCGACGGCTGTGACCCCACCCAGCACTGGGCCGAGATCGGCGCCGAACTGGAGAACGCCATCGCCACCGCCGTGGGCGACAACTTCGTCTGGGCCTTCCAGCGTGCCGAGGCGCTGGCCGCCGAGGTGGCCCGCACCTTCATCGAGGCGGGCCTGGATGTCATCGAGGCGCCGCACGTCAGCGCGCGTGAGATGGGCGCCAGTCTGGGCGAGTTCAAGGCACTTGCGCGGTTGGACGCCAAACCGATCAAAGCCGGCCATAAGGTGGTCACCGGCATGCGCGGGTCCTACGGCGGTGTGTTGATGTTCGGCATGCTGACCTCGTTCGCGGGCCTGGGCATGTTCAACCCGTTGTCGCTGGGTGCGGGACTTCTGTTGGGGCGCAAGGCCTACAAGGAGGATATGGAGAACCGGATGTCGCGGGTGCGCAACGAAGCCAAGACCAGCATGCGCCGGTTCATCGACGACGTGTCGTTCGTGGTCAACAAGGAGTCTCGAGATCGGCTGCGCGCCATCCAGCGTCAGCTGCGCGACCACTACCGGGGCATCGCCAACCAGGCGTCGCGTTCGCTCAACGAGTCGCTGCAGGCCACCCTGACATCGGCCAAGCTGGAAGAGAACGAGCGCAACACCCGCATCAACGAGCTGGAGCGCGAGCTCAATATCCTGCGGCAGGTCATCGACAACGCGGACAAACTGTCCGCGGCTGGCTGACCCCCTTAAACTGGTCGCCCGTATGAGCACCAGTGACAATGTGCGCGCGATTCTGGGCGGCACCATCCGCGCGTATCAGGCCGATCCGGCATACCGGGACCGGCCCGACGTGCACAACGAACTGCTGCGGATCGGCAACCGGCTCAACGAGCCGATGCGCATCGCTCTGGCCGGCACCCTCAAGGCGGGTAAATCGACCCTGGTCAACGCCTTGGTGGGGGAGGACATCGCCCCGACCGACGCCACCGAGGCGACCCGCCTGGTCACCCGGTTCCGGCACGGTCCCACGCCGAAAGTCACGGCCAACCACCGCGGCGGCCGGCGCTCGAACGTGCCGATCGTGCGGGTTCCGGGCGACCGCCCGGATCGGCGAAGCCTGACGTTCAGCTTCGACGGCCTGGACGAAGGTGACATCGAGGACCTGGACGTGCAGTGGCCGGCCGCCGAACTCATCGACACCACCATCATCGACACCCCCGGCACCTCGTCGCTGTCGCGCGACGTGTCCGCCCGTACGTTGCGGCTGCTGATCCCCGAAGACGGTGTGCCGCGGGTGGACGCGGTGGTGTTCCTGCTGCGCACCCTCAACGCCGCCGATATCGCGCTGCTCACCCAGATCGGTGAACTGGTCGGCGGTGAGGCGGGCGCGTCCAGTGCGTTGGGTGTGATCGGGGTGGCGTCGAGGGCCGACGAGATCGGCGCGGGCCGAATCGATGCCATGCTGTCGGCCCGGGATGTGGCGACCCGGTTCACCGCCGAGATGGAGAAGACCGGGATCTGCCAGGCGGTCGTCCCGGTGTCGGGGCTGCTGGCGCTCACGGCACGCACCCTGCGGCAGAGCGAGTTCGTCGCGTTGGAGAAGCTGGCGGCCGTCGAACCGGCCGAGCTGACCAAGGCGATGCTCAGCGTGGACCGGTTCGTCCGGGAAGACAGCTCGCTGCCGGTGGACGCCGCGACCCGGGCCGCCCTGCTCGACCGGTTCGGGATGTTCGGGATCCGGATCTCGATCGCGGTGCTGCGTGCGGGGATCAGCGATTCGGTGGCGCTGGCCGACGAACTGCTGGAACGCAGCGGGCTGATCGCCCTGCGCGATGTCATCGACCAGCAGTTCGCGCAGCGCTCCGATCTGCTCAAGGCGCATACCGCACTGCTGGCCCTGAGGCGGTTCGTCCAGGTCCACCCGATCTACGCCAGCAGGCAGATCCTGGCCGATATCGACCCGCTGCTGGCCGATGCGCACGCGTTCGAGGAACTCCGGCTGCTGAGTCAATTGCGTTCCCGGCCAACCACGTTGAACGACGATGAGATGGCGTCGCTGCGCCGGTTGATCGGCGGGTCCGGCACCGACGCGGCCAGCCGGTTGGGGTTGGGATCGGCCGATCCCTACGACGGCCCGCGGGCGGCCTTCGCGGCCGCGCAACGCTGGCGCCGCCGCGCCGACCATCCGCTCAACGATCCGTTCACCACCAGGGCGTGCCGGGCGGCGGTGCGCAGCGCGGAGGGGCTGGTCGCGGAGTACCACGCGCAGGGCAGGTAGTCGCGCTACGGGGACAGCGTCCTGGTCTCGTTGAATCGAGGCCGGCGGCGGCTCGTGGTGGTCTCGTCGTCGCGGGACTGGCTCGTCGTGCGGCGGGTCGTCGTGGTGGTGGTCGAGGACGTCGTCGACGACGTGGTGGCGTCCGGATCGTTGATATCGGTGGTGGCCGGCGGGCTGGTGCTGGTGATCGTCTCGGTGGTGGTCGTGGCGGCCGAGGTCGACCGTCCCGAATCGTCGGAGAAGCTGGGGGTGACGAATTCCGTCGGCGCCTGTTCGGGCTGGTTGAACTGGCGGGACACGAACAACGCCCCCCAGACGATCAGCGCGATGGCGGTCAACGCGGCGAGGCTGGCGGCGGCCAGCGTGGACGTGCGTTCATGCCACTTACGCTCGTCCGTCACGGGCACCGATAGTAACCACGCCGTGCGGCATCCTGCTGGGTCAACCGAGTTGGCCGATGACCTCGGATGCGAAGAACTCCAGGTGATCGAGATCTGACATATCCAGAACCTGCAGGTAAACGCGTTGCACACCGGCCGCGGTGAAAGCGCCCAGCTTGTCCACGATCTCCGCCGGGGTGCCGACGGTCGGGGAGTTTCCGCGCATCTCGTCCAGTTCGCGCCCGATGGCGGCGGCGCGGCGGGTCAGCTCGGCCTCATCGCGACCCGCGCACAGCACGAACGCCGCGGAGTAGGTCACCGACTCGGGTGCGCGGCCGGCCGCGTCGACGGCTGCGGCCACCCGCTCGAACTGGGTCGCGGTCGCCTCGAGGGAGTCGAACGGAATGTTGAACTCCGTGGCGAACCGGGCGGTCAGCGCCGGGGTGCGTTTGGGTCCCTTGCCGCCGATGATGATCGGCAGCGGCGCCTGCACGGGCTTGGGCAGCCCGGGCGAATTCTTGACGGCGTAGTGCGTGCCGGTGAAGTCGAAGGTCTCGCCGGCGGGCGTACCCCACAACCCGGTGAGGATCTCCAGTTGTTCGGTGAGCCGGTCGAACCGCTCGCCCAGCGGCGGGAACGGAATGGCGTAGGCCTGGTGCTCTTCCTCGAACCAGCCGGCGCCGATCCCCAATTCGACTCGGCCACCGCTCATCTCGTCGACCTGGGCAACGGCGATGGCCAGCGGGCCGGGGTGGCGGAAGGTGGCCGAGGTCACCATGGTGCCCAGCCGGATGGTCGAGGTCTCGCGGGCGATCCCGCCGAGAGTCACCCACGAATCGGTGGGGCCGGGCAGCCCGTCACCGCTCATGGCCAGGTAGTGGTCCGATCGAAAAAACGCGGAGAATGCCAACTTCTCGGCGGCCTGCGCCACGGCGAGCTGATCACCGTAGGTGGCACCCTGTTGCGGTTCGACGAAGACGCGGAAGTCGGTTGTTCCCATGTCAACAACACTAGAGCCCGCGACGGGCAGCGCGCAGCGCGGCGACGGCGTCGTCGTCGCCACGCAACGTCACCTGTGCGGGTTCGCGTCCCGCGGCGAACAGCAGCAGCTCGCCCGGTTCGCCGGTGACCGTCACCGGGGCGCCCTTGCCGGCGGTGGCCAGCACCTTGCCGTCTGGGGTGGCAAGACTGACCCTCGCCGGTGATTTCGACAGCGTCATCCGGGCGAACTGAGCGACCTGGCGAGTCAGGGCCTTCACTGTTTCGTCATCGAGAACCCTTGGCTCCCAATTTGTTCCAGCACGACGGACATCCTCGTGGTGGATGAACATCTCGGCGACGTTCACCAAGGGGTCCAGGACGGCGAACGGAGAATAGGCCGGCGGACCTGAGGCCACCTTGTCGATCAGTTCGGCCCAGTCGTTGCCGGCGGTCACCTGCTCCTGCACCTTGGCGGTGTAGCCGGCCAACGCGGGTATCAGGATGCCGGGCGCGGCATCGATCCGGCGTTCCCGGACGACCAGGTGCGCGGCCAGATCGCGGGTGCTCCAGCCCTCACACAGGGTGGGGGCGTCGGGCCCGGTCCCGCGCATCGTCGCGACCAGCGCCGCGCGTTCGCGTCGTGCCACCGACATCTGTTCGTCTCCCGTCTAGAAGGTCTGCACGCCCTCGGTGCGCACCAACATGCCGTGTCCGGTGGCGTCGTTGGTGAACCGGGTCCCGTCCGCGGACGCGGCAATGGTCCAGCCCAACGCCCGATACGTCTTGTAGTCCAGGGGGACGGTCGGGATATCGCCGAGATTGCCGAGGATCCACTGGACCTGGCCGTCGGCGGTGAGCCGCACGCCATTGGCGGGGGTGCCGTCCACCACAGGGGCGTTCTGGAACTGGGATTCGCAGCCCACGTCGGACGTGGAGATCTGACAGCGGGTCAACCCGGACTTCGTCTCGATGAAGACGTACCCGTTCTGCGGGGCGAGGGTGTCGGCGCCGGGAGGTGCGGCGGAGGCCGTCGGAGCGGTGGGGGCCGGACCGGACGGGCTCGATGGTGCGGCCGTACTGCGACTGGGGCGCGGGGTCTGCACCGTCGGCTCGACACCGTTGTTGTCGGGCGATCCGGTGGGTTTTCCGTGGATCAGGTCAGAACAACCGCCCAGGGTCACCACGATCGCGGCCGCGCACACCGCTGCTCGTATCCCCCTGCCCGTCACACGTCGAGGCTACCGGCTGGAGTGTCGCTGCTTCGGGAACGTTTGGTCGCATCTGCGTAACTTCACAGCATGCCGACCTAGGGTCGGCGAAATGCTCGGGATGAAAGGCGCCAGACACGGTGCCCGCCTGTGGGCCCAGTTTCTGGATTCGCCGTTCTCCGGCCTCGCGCCGTGGGTGTGGATGGCGATGCTGGCCGGGCCGGGCCGGTTCGAGGTGGCCGTGTCCGGCGCGTTGGCGGTGTCCGTGCTGGTCCTGACGATGTGCTGGCAACGCGGGATCCCGGTGCACGTCATCGAGTTTCTCGGGGTGTCCTACTTCGTGGTGCTGGCGATCATCGGGTTACACGCCTCGAGCGGCACGAAGGCATGGCTGGAATTGTGGTCCGGTGACATCACCAACGCGCTGCTGGCGCTGTACGCGACCGTCACGCTGGTCCTGCGGCGGCCGTACACGATGGTCTACGCGCGGCACAAGGTGCGCCCCGAGCGTTGGGGCACATCACTTTTCGTGCGGGTCCACCTGGTGGTCACCGGTGTGTGGGCCGGTGCGTTCGGGTTTGCCGCGGCCGTAGGCTTCATCGGCGACGCGGCGGTGCACGACACGGACAACTTCTGGACCGGCTGGGTTCTGCAGCTGGCGGCGCTGCTGTTCGCGGTGGCGTTCAACGATTTCTATCCGGACTACGCGCGGGCCAGGGCCCACGGCCACCCCGAGGTGCCGTCGCGGGTTCGGCTGGTCGCATGGGTACCCCCATTCCTGCTCGGTACGGCGGTGGCCGGCTGGGTGCTCGGTGCGGTCCTCGATGCGGGTTGTCTGGCGCTGGTGCTGGCCGCCCTGGTGTGCGGCGCGCTCCTGCGCCGGCTGGCAGCACCCCGTTCGGCGGACGCTGCGCGGGTCACTGCCTCAGGATGACCCGGGTCAGCTCGGACAGCGCGGTATGCGGTGGCTCGTTGCCGAAATTCTCGATCAGCTGCACCTGGATCTCGCCGACGACACCACCCAGGACAGCGCCGACGGCGATCATCGTCGGCTCGTCGTCCTTGAACACCGGGCGCAGGATGGACTCGTACTCCTCATTGGAGAGCTGGCCCATCTTGTCGATGATGGTGCCCTCCAGGTCCATGGCGCCGACGGCGTAGTCCTGGGCGTATTGCAGGGTCTCGGGGAGCCGCTGCAGCACCATCTCCACCAGCGTGTTCTTCAGTGCGTTGTACCGCTCGGTGCCCACCGCGAACTTCACCAGCGGGGTGGCGATCCCGGTCTGGGCGTCGATGGCCGCGTCGACCTCCTTGGCGATCAACGAGAACACCTTGTCCGACCCCGGGCCGCGCAGAACCCCGTCGAAGAGGATCTCGGGGGAGAACAGATCCTCGGACAGGATTCGTGCGTAATCCGCGGTGACGGTCTCGCGTTGGGCGTGCAGCAGCCCCTGGAACGGGATGAAGCCCAGGATCTTTGTCGGTTTGACCGGCCGGAACAGCATGTTGAGCGCGATGTAGTCGCTGATGAACCCGACGCCGAAGCCGAACGCGGGCATAATCCAGGGGTTCTGGAACAAGGCCCAGGCCACCATCTGCACCAGACCGATGACGAGCCCGAAGTAGATGCCGCTGCGCCGGACGAAGGCCATGGCGTCGTCGCCGAGCCCACGCATCAGCTTGTTGAGTTTGTCCTTGTTCTTCACCAGGGTCGTGATGGCCAGGTACTGCACATCGATATAACGCGGCAGGTCGGCGCGCATCTCGTCGAGCATGTTCTCGATGACCTGGGGGATCGTGGTGTTGATGCGGGACTGGATCGCTTTGCGGCCCGCCTCGGGCAGGGAGTCCCACAATCCCGGCCGAATCTGTTCGGCGATGTCCCGGGAGATCTCGTCGGCGGCCCGGATCAGCGGTTCCCGTAGTGCCTCGACGGCCTCGGCGGCGTCGACCTTCTCCAACATCTCCTCGGGTTTGAGCAGATTCTGGGTGAGCAGCTCGATGGTCTTGGAGCCGACCTTGCCGGCGCGGCGCGGCACGATGCCCTGCCAGCCGAAGGGCCCGATGCCCTTGAACTCGAGCGGCCGGTACAGCATCTCCAGCGCGACGATCTTCGTGCTCCAGCCGACGAAGGCGGCCACGAACGGCATGGACAGATAGATCAGCCAGTTGACGCTGAAGTCGGCCTTGATCTCCCGCCAAGTCTGGATTGCGAGAATCGTCTCGCTGGTGCTCATACGCGATCCGTAAGCTGCTCGCTGGTGCTCATACGCGATCCGCAAGCTGCTCGCTGGTGCTCAATCTCGGCGATCCGCCCTGGGCTTCTCGCTGGAACGTCACGGACCGTCCTGTTGCATTGCTGCCTCCCACAACCCGCGACCCAGACCGGACAGGCCCAGGGTCTGCTTCTCCACCCGCGCGGTGAGTGGTCCGCGGGACGCGCCCTTGATGGCCCGCAACACCATCGGCTCGGCCATGAGGATCTCGTAGTCGGCCTTCTTGGCCGGATCCTCCGGGCCGATCTCAACCAGACCAAGTGATAGCAGATGACCGACGTATTGCGGGACCATATTCGGCAAAGCCACATTGGCCGTGCGGCCGATCAAGCAGGCGTTCTCCAGCACCGGCTGGCCGGTGTTGCGGGACCGGGAATAGACGTGCACCAGCGGTGAGGCCGAACCGTCGGACAACGCGCCGACGATGCGCGCCTCGTCGGCCACCAGCTGATCCAGCAACCGGTGGAACAGTTCCACCTGGCTGCCGGCGGTGCTCTGATCCAACGCCCGGTCGAGCAATTTGCCCATCTTGGTGTTCAGGGACTCCGGCGCATCCGGGTCGGCCGACGGTGCGGTGCGGGGCGCGGAATCGAGTTGCTCCAGCCTGTTCTTCACCATCGTGGCCAGCTGTTCCTCACCCCAGGTGGCGAGTTTGAACCCCACCTTCGCGGCGTCCAGGGCACGGTCGGCGATACCGAACGGGTCGAATCGCTTCGGGACCAGCGGGCGCCTGCGGGGGGTGCGGATGATCACCGCGAGATCGCCGACGGGGGTGGCCAGCTTGAAGGCGCGACGCTCATGACCGTCCCGGTTCTGTGGCTGGTCCACGGTGATATCCGCACCGACGTCGGGGTCGACGTCCGGTACGTGCTTCGAGATGTCTTGCGCCATCGAACTCCCCAGGTGCGCCGAGGTCAGCCGTGGTCGAACGCGACCGACGGTTGGTGATTACGGGCACGGTACCCGGTGGAGCCGCGCGACGGGCTGGGTGGGCTTTGCCTAGTGCGGCCGCCTATTGCGGCGGCAGCAGCGGTGGGCGGCACACGTTGCCCACCGGATCCCACCACCAGCCGTCATCGCACGCCAGCGGCACGGTGGCGAGCGCGGGGCGACAGGTGCTGGCCGCCGGATCCCACCAACCGTTCTCACAGTTGGGCACCAGCGGCGCCTGACAGGTGTTGGCCACGGGGTCCCACCACTGCCCGCCCTCGCAGTCGGCGTAGCCGATGGCCGGGTTCACCGCGGCGGTGAACGCGAGGGGGAGGAAAGCTACGGCGGCGGCCGCGGACAACCTCCGGGCCGCGCGCTTCACGGTCGTCTGCATGGTCTGAAACCTTAAGGGGCGCGACGGCCGAGTGCGCGGAGGTGCCGGCCGACTTCGGGATATCGGGGCCGGGAACAAAACGGCGAGGAGCCCCGTTGACCCTATCGACAACTTGAGTGCATCGGACTCAACTCTGGCTTGACAGGCAGCCGCCCGCAGGTGCAGGCTTGAGCGAGGTTCGCTCAGATCCGAAACAGTGTCATTGAACAGCAATCATTCAGGAGGAACCAACTATGGCTCGTGCGGTCGGTATCGACCTCGGGACCACCAACTCCGTCGTCTCAGTGCTGGAAGGTGGCGACCCCGTCGTCGTCGCCAACTCCGAGGGCTCCCGGACCACCCCGTCGGTCGTCGCGTTCGCGCGCAACGGCGAGGTGCTGGTCGGACAGCCCGCCAAGAACCAGGCGGTCACCAACGTCGACCGGACCATCCGTTCGGTCAAGCGTGAGATCGGCACCGACTGGACCGTGGAGATCGACGGTAAGAACTACACGCCGCAGGAGATCAGCGCCCGCATCCTGCAGAAGCTGAAGCGTGACGCGGAGGCCTACCTCGGCGAGGACATCGCCGATGCGGTCATCACCGTGCCCGCGTACTTCAACGACGCTCAGCGCCAGGCCACCAAGGAAGCCGGCCAGATCGCCGGCCTCAACGTGCTCCGCATCGTCAACGAGCCGACCGCGGCCGCGCTGGCCTACGGCCTGGACAAGGGCGAGAAGGAACAGACCATCCTGGTCTTCGACCTCGGTGGCGGCACGTTCGACGTCTCGCTGCTGGAAATCGGCGACGGTGTCGTCGAGGTCCGCGCCACGTCCGGCGACAACCACCTCGGTGGCGACGACTGGGACGACCGGATCGTCGAATGGCTGGTGGAGAAGTTCAAGGGCACCAGCGGCATCGACCTGACCAAGGACAAGATGGCCATGCAGCGGCTGCGGGAAGCGGCCGAGAAGGCAAAGATCGAGCTCAGCTCCAGCCAGAGCACCTCGATCAACCTGCCCTACATCACCGTCGACGCCGACAAGAACCCGCTGTTCCTCGACGAGCAGCTGACCCGGTCGGAGTTCCAGCGCATCACCCAGGACCTGCTGGACCGCACCCGCAAGCCGTTCCAGTCGGTCATCAAGGACGCCGGCATCTCGGTCTCCGAGATCGACCACGTCGTGCTGGTGGGTGGTTCGACCCGGATGCCCGCCGTCACCGATCTGGTCAAGGAACTGACCGGCGGCAAGGAACCCAACAAGGGTGTCAACCCCGACGAGGTCGTGGCCGTGGGTGCTGCCCTGCAGGCCGGTGTCCTCAAGGGCGAGGTGAAAGACGTTCTGCTGCTTGACGTCACCCCGCTGTCCCTCGGTATCGAAACCAAGGGTGGCGTGATGACCAAGCTGATCGAGCGCAACACCACCATCCCCACCAAGCGGTCGGAGACCTTCACCACGGCCGACGACAATCAGCCGTCGGTGCAGATCCAGGTGTTCCAGGGCGAGCGCGAAATCGCTTCGCACAACAAGCTGCTGGGCTCCTTCGAGCTGACCGGTATCCCGCCGGCCCCGCGTGGTGTCCCGCAGATCGAGGTCACCTTCGACATCGACGCCAACGGCATCGTGCACGTCACCGCGAAGGACAAGGGCACCGGTAAGGAGAACACGATCAAGATCCAGGAGGGCTCCGGCCTTTCCAAGGAGGAGATCGACCGGATGATCAAGGACGCCGAGGCGCACGCCGAGGAGGATCGTCAGCGTCGCGAAGAGGCCGACGTCCGCAACCAGGCCGAGTCGCTGGTCTACCAGACGGAGAAGTTCGTCGCCGAACAGCGCAGCGCCGAGGGTGGCTCCAAGGTCCCCGAGGACACCTTGACCAAGGTGGATTCCGCGATCGCCGAGGCTAAGACGGCGCTGGCCGGCACCGATATCGCCGCCATCAAGTCGGCGATGGAGAAGCTGGGCACCGAGAGCCAGGCCCTGGGCCAGGCCATCTACGAGGCCACCCAGGCCGAGCAGGCGTCCGGCGAGTCCGGTTCGGCCGGCTCGGACGACAACGTGGTGGACGCCGAGGTCGTCGATGAGGATCAGGAGCGCAAGTGAGCGAGAGCGATTCGCACGAGCCGGTGACCATCACCGACAAACGGCGCGTCGATCCGGTCACCGGTGAAGTTCGCGAGCAGGAGTCGACCTCCCCAGAGGGATCTGGGGAGGCGGCTCCCGCGGACACCGCGCCAAGCGATGAGAAGGTCGCCGAACTGACCGCGGACCTGCAACGGGTCCACGCCGAGTTCGCCAACTACCGCAAGCGGGCGCTGCGCGACCAACAGGTCACCGCCGACCGTGCCAAGGTCGCCGTGCTCACCCAGTTGCTGGGCGTGCTCGACGACCTGGAACGGGCCAGAAGCCACGGTGACCTGGATTCCGGGCCGCTCAAGTCCGTCGCCGAGAAACTGGTGACCGCTCTTGAGAGCCTTGGGCTTTCGGCGTTCGGCGCCGAGGGGGATCCGTTCGATCCGTCGCTGCACGAGGCCGTGCAGCACGAGGGTGACGGTTCCAACCCGGTGCTGGGCACCGTGATGCGCCAGGGCTACAAGGTTGGAGACCAGGTGGTGCGACACGCCATGGTCGGTGTGGTCGACACGGTCGGCAATGCCGCGCCCAGCACCGAACAACCCGCAGAATCAGAAGACTAGGCACCGTAAGGAGGTGACGCATGGCCCAGCGTGAATGGGTCGAGAAGGACTTCTACAAGGAGCTCGGCGTCTCCTCCGACGCCACCAAGGACGAGATCAAGCGCGCCGCGCGCAAGATCCTGGCCGAGAACCACCCCGACCGTAACCCCGGTGACACCGCCGCCGAGGACCGCTACAAGGCGGCCTCGGAAGCCAAAGAGGTGCTGACCGACGACGCCAAGCGCAAGGAGTACGACGAGACCCGTCGGCTCTTCGCCAGCGGCGGATTCGGCCGGCGGTTCAGTGGCGGCGGCGGTGCGGGCAATTTCGGCCCCGGTGGGTTCAGTTCTGATGGCGCCGAGTTCAATCTGGGTGACCTGTTCGACCAAGCCGGCCAGGCCGGCGGGGCGAACATCGGTGACCTCTTCGGTGGCCTGTTCGGCCGGGGCGCACAGCAGCCCAGGCCGAGCCGGCCCCGGCGGGGCAACGACCTGGAAACCGAAACCGAGCTCTCGTTCATGGAGGCCACCAAGGGCGTGGCGATGCCGTTGCGGCTCACCAGCCCGGCTCCGTGCACGAATTGCCATGGCAGCGGGGCGCGTCCGGGTACCAGCCCGAAGGTGTGCCCGAACTGCAACGGTGCCGGAGTGATCAACCGCAACCAGGGCGCGTTCGGATTCTCCGAGCCGTGCACCGAGTGCCGCGGCAGCGGCTCGATCATCGAGCACCCCTGCGACGAGTGCAAGGGCACCGGGGTGACCACCCGGACCCGCACCATCAACGTCCGGATTCCGCCGGGCGTCGAGGACGGCCAGCGGATCCGGTT includes:
- a CDS encoding IniB N-terminal domain-containing protein, which produces MTTIIDYILDLFRSPDIAAAFVADPDQAMRDAGLPNVSAAQLASVAASVAPAGVALGNGDPVYGLQNAVSSYHNFASPFSPQTSYTSQPTFAPQTDFASHNSTDFASHNNVPVLSPNQDAGANAQQGAFNLGFGDITLFGSKTTTTTTATHGGVVVDGENKGTVTTGHDNTIGDGNTNVHDVLTGSHSPVIVGAGNQVHDSSQTAGGDVISHNSGPVIKDVDTSGGSGGGASAGGGILGGGHASGGSGGSGGSIVINDSHGSTNTTSVGGSQTTVGHDLGSGNTSVVDTSSHTTTTTTVSGHSTIDSSVHADSSVHEDSSVHTTVTDESVHQAGGINTYADTDLHNTTNIEPHTDFHAF
- a CDS encoding TIGR03085 family metal-binding protein; amino-acid sequence: MSVARRERAALVATMRGTGPDAPTLCEGWSTRDLAAHLVVRERRIDAAPGILIPALAGYTAKVQEQVTAGNDWAELIDKVASGPPAYSPFAVLDPLVNVAEMFIHHEDVRRAGTNWEPRVLDDETVKALTRQVAQFARMTLSKSPARVSLATPDGKVLATAGKGAPVTVTGEPGELLLFAAGREPAQVTLRGDDDAVAALRAARRGL
- a CDS encoding dynamin-like GTPase family protein, which produces MSTSDNVRAILGGTIRAYQADPAYRDRPDVHNELLRIGNRLNEPMRIALAGTLKAGKSTLVNALVGEDIAPTDATEATRLVTRFRHGPTPKVTANHRGGRRSNVPIVRVPGDRPDRRSLTFSFDGLDEGDIEDLDVQWPAAELIDTTIIDTPGTSSLSRDVSARTLRLLIPEDGVPRVDAVVFLLRTLNAADIALLTQIGELVGGEAGASSALGVIGVASRADEIGAGRIDAMLSARDVATRFTAEMEKTGICQAVVPVSGLLALTARTLRQSEFVALEKLAAVEPAELTKAMLSVDRFVREDSSLPVDAATRAALLDRFGMFGIRISIAVLRAGISDSVALADELLERSGLIALRDVIDQQFAQRSDLLKAHTALLALRRFVQVHPIYASRQILADIDPLLADAHAFEELRLLSQLRSRPTTLNDDEMASLRRLIGGSGTDAASRLGLGSADPYDGPRAAFAAAQRWRRRADHPLNDPFTTRACRAAVRSAEGLVAEYHAQGR
- a CDS encoding dynamin family protein; amino-acid sequence: MTAPQDHKVAAGRPARPVEVIVELIDHSSRIAGAHDRADLVERLGIAKDRITDPQIRVVIAGQLKQGKSQLLNSLLNMPVARVGDDESTVLATVVHYAETASARLAVAGPDGEPEFVDIDMSELRNDLRQTPAAQGREVLRVEVGVPSPMLKNGLTFIDTPGVGGHGQPHLSATLGLLPEADALLMVSDTSQEFTEPELTFIRQAVEICPLTTILATKIDLYPHWREIVAANAAHLQRAGLSTPITPVSSVLRSHAITLNDKDLNEESNFPALVTFLGDKVLSRETDRVRDHVIDEIRAAADHLALVAEAELSALNDPDTREKLTADLERRKREAQDALAQTALWQQVLNDGIADLTADIDHDLRNRFRHITAHTEGVIDGCDPTQHWAEIGAELENAIATAVGDNFVWAFQRAEALAAEVARTFIEAGLDVIEAPHVSAREMGASLGEFKALARLDAKPIKAGHKVVTGMRGSYGGVLMFGMLTSFAGLGMFNPLSLGAGLLLGRKAYKEDMENRMSRVRNEAKTSMRRFIDDVSFVVNKESRDRLRAIQRQLRDHYRGIANQASRSLNESLQATLTSAKLEENERNTRINELERELNILRQVIDNADKLSAAG
- a CDS encoding LLM class F420-dependent oxidoreductase, with amino-acid sequence MGTTDFRVFVEPQQGATYGDQLAVAQAAEKLAFSAFFRSDHYLAMSGDGLPGPTDSWVTLGGIARETSTIRLGTMVTSATFRHPGPLAIAVAQVDEMSGGRVELGIGAGWFEEEHQAYAIPFPPLGERFDRLTEQLEILTGLWGTPAGETFDFTGTHYAVKNSPGLPKPVQAPLPIIIGGKGPKRTPALTARFATEFNIPFDSLEATATQFERVAAAVDAAGRAPESVTYSAAFVLCAGRDEAELTRRAAAIGRELDEMRGNSPTVGTPAEIVDKLGAFTAAGVQRVYLQVLDMSDLDHLEFFASEVIGQLG